The sequence below is a genomic window from Micromonospora aurantiaca ATCC 27029.
GGCATGGCGGCCATCGTGGTGCAGTTCGGGTTGGCCACGATGCCCTTCGGGCGGTCCGCGATCGCGTGCGGGTTGACCTCGGCCACCACCAGCGGCACCTGCGGGTCCATCCGGAACGCCGAGGAGTTGTCGATCACCACGGCGCCGGCCTCGGCGACCCGGGGAGCCAGCTCCTTCGCGGTCCCCTTGCCCGCCGAGAAGAGCACGATGTCCAGGCCGCGGTAGTCCGCGGTGGCCGCGTCCTCCACGGTGACCTCGCCGTCGCGCCAGGGCAGCGTGCGCCCGGCCGACCGGGCCGAGGCGAACAGGCGCACCTGCTCCGCCGGGAACTCGCGCTCCGCCAGCACCTGCCGCATGACGCCACCGACCTGGCCGGTGGCTCCCACAATGCCGATCCTCATGCCCGCGAGGCTACCCAGCCGGGCGGTGCGGGTGGGAAACGTTTCCCACCGCGCGGATGCGGGGCGACGGGAATCACAGGCCCGCCGCCCCGCCCGGTCACGTGTGGTCGACCACCTCGCCGAGACCGCTGGCGACCAGCTCGTCCCGGATGACCGCCGCGTCCCCCTCGATCACCATCGTCAGCGACTCCGGGTGCAGATAGGTGGCGGCCGCCGCGGAGACGTCCTCGACCGTCGCCGCGAGCAGTTGCTCCCGCAGCCGCGCGTGGTAGTCGTCCGGCAGGTCGTGCACGACCAGCGTGGTCAGGGCCGCGGCGATGGCCCGCGGGCTCTGCAACTCGACCGAGAGCTGCCCGGCCCGCCAGGAACGCGCCACCTCCAGCTCGTCCTCGGTGACACCGGTGAGCTGGGTACGCGAGATCTCGCCCACCGACTCGACGAGCGCCGGGGCGGTCACCGCGGTCTGCACGCCGGAGCTGACCGCGAACCGGCCGAACCGCCGGGACGAGGCGAAGTCGCCGCGGATCCCGTACGTGTAGCCGCGTACCTCCCGGATCAGGTGGTTGAGCCGGGACGTGAACGCGCCGCCGAGCACGGTGCCGGCGAGCGTCATCGGCACGTGGTCGGGGTGGGCGCGATGCGGGGACGGGTGGCCGAGCCGCAGCGTGGACTGCACCGAGCCGGGCCGGTCGACCAGGATGACCCGGCGCTGCCCGGCCAGCGGCACGTCGATCGGGCCGCCGCGTTCCACCGGGCCGCCGCCGGCGCCGGCGAACGCCGTCGCGGCGAGCGCGTCCAGGTCGATCCGCTCCAGGTCGCCGGCGACGACGAGCGTGCCGGGGCGGATGAACCACTCCGAGTGGAAGACGGTGACGTCGTCCACCTCCAGCGCGGCCACGCTGTCCGGGTCGCCGTAGAGCGGGCGGCCCCACCGGTGCTCCGCGCCGAACAGCTCGGCCCGGAGCACCGCGTCGGCACGCGGGCCGGGGTTGGCCCAGTCCATCCGCAGCGCGGTCGCCTCGTCGTCGCGTACGCGCAGTACGTCGGCCGGGTCGAGCCGGGGCGTACGGACCGCCTCGGCCAGCAGCTCCACCGCGGCGGTCAGCCGGTCCACCGGCACCTGCACGCTCACCTGGAACGAGTCCCAGTCGAGCCCGGTCGCCAGCTCGGTGCCGAGCGCCTCGATGGCCAGCGCGTACGCGGTGGCGTCCCGCTGCGCGGTGCCCTCCTCCAGCGCCTTGGCCAGCACCGCGCCGAGGCCCTCCTTGCCGACCGGCTCCCGGCCCGCGCCGCCGTCGAGCAGCAGCAACGCGACGGCGAGGTTCTGCCCGGGCAGGTGCGCGGCGACCACCTGACCGCCGGCCACCGTCCGCCGGACCACCTGCGGGAACCGGTAGGCGCGGGCGGCGCCGGGGCCGGGACGGGTGGCGATCAGCGACATCAGTTCTCCTCGGGCAGGTAGGTCAGGATCACCCGGTCGGCGGCGCCGAGCAGCTCGGCGGCCTGCTCGGCGATCTGCTCCGCGGTCACCGCGAGCCAGGCCGGCAGCCGGTCGGCCGCGCGGGCCGGGTCGCCGAACTGGGTGGCGTAGCGGCCGAGCGTGTCCGCCCGACCGTCGACGGTGGACATCTGCCGCCACCACATGGTGCTCAGCAGCG
It includes:
- a CDS encoding M16 family metallopeptidase, with product MSLIATRPGPGAARAYRFPQVVRRTVAGGQVVAAHLPGQNLAVALLLLDGGAGREPVGKEGLGAVLAKALEEGTAQRDATAYALAIEALGTELATGLDWDSFQVSVQVPVDRLTAAVELLAEAVRTPRLDPADVLRVRDDEATALRMDWANPGPRADAVLRAELFGAEHRWGRPLYGDPDSVAALEVDDVTVFHSEWFIRPGTLVVAGDLERIDLDALAATAFAGAGGGPVERGGPIDVPLAGQRRVILVDRPGSVQSTLRLGHPSPHRAHPDHVPMTLAGTVLGGAFTSRLNHLIREVRGYTYGIRGDFASSRRFGRFAVSSGVQTAVTAPALVESVGEISRTQLTGVTEDELEVARSWRAGQLSVELQSPRAIAAALTTLVVHDLPDDYHARLREQLLAATVEDVSAAAATYLHPESLTMVIEGDAAVIRDELVASGLGEVVDHT